ACTTTGGATAATAGCGGGTGTAATAATTGTATTATCTGCTATACTCTACTATGTCCTTTTGAAGGTAAATTAATAATAATAAGAAAGCTTATTAACTGCAAGTTAAAGGGTTATATTAGAAAGTCTTGAATAAAAAATCTCTAAAAAAGGTAGATAAAAAGATGAACTTATTCTTAAATGAAATAAAAATAGGAGACTCGCGCTAAATCCCCTTATTGGGGAATACGTGAGTTAGAAATAGAAGATGCAGAAAAACCGTTTTACTCTGGAGATAATAGGATGGATAAGTATAGTCTAAAAGACTACTATCTATGGAAACTACAAGGAGATAAAGTATACGTATTGGATATTAATGGAGATATTGCAGGAGTCGAGGATCTTATAGAAGGGGATAATTATATTCTAGTAGACATGTTAGCTAGAAATAAGCTTGTTAATGCAGAAAAAGTAGGAAGTAGATTATTAGAATTTGCTGAAGAATATGCAAAAATTAAAGGAAAGGTATTTGTAATCGTAGAAGCTTTAGATACCGCTTCAGGTTTTTATAAAAAGTTAGGATATAAAGAAGTTTCAAAGAGATACGATAAAGAATGGGGTATGTTGACTGTTATGGCAAAAGAAGTTGTCACAAATAAAAATAATAATGAATTATTACTTCAAGCTATTCATAAATAAGTCATCCAGTTTTTTGTATTGCTCCTTTTGGCCAAGTTAGTAGCGTAATTAATACTATAGCCAAAGACGAATATCCCATAATATTTCCAAATAATGTTGCAGAACTTAATCCATAAATTTGAATTAATGTTCCCATTATTATTGATCCTATTCCACCTATTACGCTACCTAAATTGTAAGATAATCCTGTGAATGCTGATCTAGATTCTGGTGGTACTGATTCTACTATTAAAAGTGGGGCTAATGGCCAAAATCCAGTAGCTATTAAGTATATCAGAAGTCCAGTTAACATGATGCTAGGTATTTTTAGAGACTCAACTACTGGTAACATAAAAGGTAATCCTATTATTTCTCCTATGATGCCATAAATTATGAGTTTTCTCTTACTAAAATAATCTGATATTCTTCCATAAAATATAAATGATATTGCTAAAGCTATGTTTCCTATAGTCATCATTAAGCCAACAAAGTCTTTTGATAATCCTATACTTTCTGCTAAGCTAGGATATACTGCAAAAATTGAGTAGTAAGAGAAGAACATACCTGAAATTACTATAGATGATCTAATTAATATCTGTAAATATTCCTTTACATTTACATTTATTTTTGTTTTGTTTTCTATGCTTGGATTATCTATTTTCAGTATGATGTATGGAAGCAGTATTATGGGGATTGCACCGGTTAATAAGAATAATCTCCATCCTATACCTTGCATTATTGGAGAAAACGCTATGAAAGCTACTCCAGTTAATGCATAGCCTATACCATAACCTGCCTGAACTATTCCATTAATTATTCCTCTTAATGATTTTGGTGCTTTTTCGTATGCTATTACTGTACCTGCAGTCCATTGTGCACCCATGAATAATCCTTGTAAAGATCTTGCTATCAACAAGATTATTACGTCTGGAGAGAAAGCCATTAAAGCTTGAAATATTGAGTACCCTGCTGTTCCTATAATTAATACGATTTTCCTTCCTTTTTTATCAGCGAATCTACCAAAAACATATCCACCAATTACTCTAAATATTAACCCTAGAGCAAATAGTAAAGTTCCTTCTACAGCGTTTAATCCTAAGTATTCTTGAAAGAATGGATAAACGTAAGTTACTATTAGTAAGTCATATATGTTTCCAGCCCACGAAAAGAATGACGCTATTGTAGTATGAATGTACTTTTGCATAGCAAATTTTAGAATTTATTAATATTACTTAACTCTAACTTATTAAGAAATTGATAGCTAAATAAAAAATATCTCGAAAAATTTAAAATAAGTTTGAAAAGTAAAAACTATTTTACATTTATATGTTACATCCTATATCTTTTAATTTCTCTAAAAATTCGCTGTTATACGTTATTATAAGGATTTTATTTCCTTTTTCCATTATTTTCTTTAATATATTAAGAATTAATGGATAGTTTTCTTTTATAGTATATTCGTCAGGATTTTCTATAATTATGAGTGATGTATCTTTGACAGAATTTAGCTCTAAAATTAGAGCTGAAATTGATCTAATATATTTGTCCTTATTTATTAATGGTGTATCTTCGTAAGTCATTATACCGTTTGAATTCTTTAATTTATCTAATCCATAATTCTCAGTAAAGCTAGATTTTCC
This genomic window from Acidianus manzaensis contains:
- a CDS encoding GNAT family N-acetyltransferase produces the protein MDKYSLKDYYLWKLQGDKVYVLDINGDIAGVEDLIEGDNYILVDMLARNKLVNAEKVGSRLLEFAEEYAKIKGKVFVIVEALDTASGFYKKLGYKEVSKRYDKEWGMLTVMAKEVVTNKNNNELLLQAIHK
- a CDS encoding MFS transporter; translation: MQKYIHTTIASFFSWAGNIYDLLIVTYVYPFFQEYLGLNAVEGTLLFALGLIFRVIGGYVFGRFADKKGRKIVLIIGTAGYSIFQALMAFSPDVIILLIARSLQGLFMGAQWTAGTVIAYEKAPKSLRGIINGIVQAGYGIGYALTGVAFIAFSPIMQGIGWRLFLLTGAIPIILLPYIILKIDNPSIENKTKINVNVKEYLQILIRSSIVISGMFFSYYSIFAVYPSLAESIGLSKDFVGLMMTIGNIALAISFIFYGRISDYFSKRKLIIYGIIGEIIGLPFMLPVVESLKIPSIMLTGLLIYLIATGFWPLAPLLIVESVPPESRSAFTGLSYNLGSVIGGIGSIIMGTLIQIYGLSSATLFGNIMGYSSLAIVLITLLTWPKGAIQKTG